The proteins below come from a single bacterium genomic window:
- a CDS encoding dihydrolipoamide acetyltransferase family protein — protein PAAPAPSRLPPAAAAGAAGSAAQSREGLRLTPLVRRLAEEHGLGPEDLVQVPGTGAGGRITRDDVLRHLEARGSATGTAAPAGAPPRIPPAAPPRPAAGDGAARTTAPGDELRPLSALRRTIAERMARSKREIPHAYGVVEVDVTAIVRHRDAHKTAWRVREGINITLTAFVIRAVSRALRDIAVVNSTFTPDGVLCRHAINVGIGVAIPEGLIVPVIKDADQKSVAGIARDLEALSVRARAGKLTLDDVSGGTFTITNPGVFGSVFSMPVINHPQAAILSTDAVIRRPVVVGDGIAIREIMHVGLGFDHRAFDGAVAMQFLNHLKRQLEAFSPVGDSPEF, from the coding sequence CGCCGGCGGCGCCCGCGCCATCCCGCCTACCCCCCGCGGCCGCCGCGGGGGCGGCCGGGAGCGCGGCGCAGTCCCGGGAAGGGCTTCGGCTTACGCCGCTCGTCCGGCGCCTCGCCGAGGAACACGGCCTGGGGCCGGAGGATCTCGTGCAGGTTCCCGGCACGGGCGCGGGCGGACGCATCACCCGGGACGACGTGTTGCGCCATCTCGAAGCCCGCGGGAGCGCCACGGGAACCGCGGCCCCGGCCGGGGCTCCACCGCGCATCCCGCCGGCGGCGCCGCCGCGTCCCGCGGCAGGCGACGGCGCCGCGCGCACGACGGCGCCGGGCGACGAGCTGCGTCCGCTGTCCGCGCTGCGCAGGACCATCGCCGAGCGAATGGCGCGCAGCAAGCGCGAGATCCCGCATGCGTATGGCGTCGTCGAGGTGGACGTCACGGCGATCGTGCGGCACCGGGATGCGCACAAGACGGCGTGGCGTGTCCGCGAGGGCATCAACATCACGCTGACCGCGTTCGTCATTCGAGCCGTGAGCCGCGCGCTGCGCGACATCGCCGTCGTGAACTCGACGTTCACCCCGGACGGGGTGCTGTGCCGGCACGCCATCAACGTGGGGATCGGGGTCGCGATCCCGGAAGGGCTCATTGTGCCGGTGATCAAGGATGCCGACCAGAAGAGCGTCGCCGGCATCGCGCGCGACCTCGAAGCCCTCTCCGTGCGCGCGCGCGCCGGGAAGCTCACGCTCGACGACGTCTCCGGCGGGACTTTCACCATCACCAATCCCGGCGTCTTCGGATCGGTGTTCTCCATGCCGGTGATCAACCATCCGCAGGCGGCGATTCTGTCCACGGACGCCGTGATCCGCCGGCCCGTCGTCGTCGGCGACGGCATCGCCATCCGGGAGATCATGCACGTGGGGCTCGGCTTCGATCACCGGGCGTTCGACGGGGCGGTGGCGATGCAGTTCCTCAACCACCTCAAGCGGCAGCTCGAAGCGTTCTCGCCGGTCGGGGATTCCCCGGAGTTCTGA
- the lipA gene encoding lipoyl synthase translates to MAAERRPEWLKVRLPTGPNFRDLVGVMRTQALHTVCEEARCPNIGDCWERRTATFLILGNVCTRHCAYCAIAHGLPTELDAGEPARVAEAVAAMGLRHVVVTSVDRDDLRDGGAGMFAQTIRLVRARASRCSVEVLIPDFKGDPAALDAVLDAEPDILNHNIETVARLFPAVRNGGRYRRSLEVLARAKARGTRWLTKSGMMVGLGETRDEIVATMRDLRKAGCDILTVGQYLSPGKDYVPIARYYHPDEFASLKAEGLTQGFRHVESGPLVRSSYHADEQAVAAAAT, encoded by the coding sequence ATGGCGGCCGAGCGGCGTCCGGAGTGGCTCAAGGTCAGGCTGCCCACCGGTCCGAATTTCCGGGACCTCGTGGGCGTCATGCGGACGCAGGCGCTGCACACGGTCTGTGAAGAGGCGCGGTGCCCCAACATCGGGGACTGCTGGGAGCGGCGGACGGCCACGTTCCTGATCCTCGGCAACGTGTGCACGCGCCACTGCGCCTACTGCGCGATTGCGCACGGCCTGCCGACCGAGCTCGACGCCGGCGAGCCGGCGCGCGTGGCCGAGGCCGTCGCCGCGATGGGCCTTCGGCACGTCGTCGTCACCTCGGTGGACCGCGACGATCTCCGCGACGGCGGCGCCGGGATGTTCGCCCAGACGATCCGCCTGGTGCGCGCCCGGGCGTCCCGGTGCTCCGTGGAAGTGCTGATTCCGGATTTCAAAGGCGACCCCGCCGCGCTCGACGCCGTGCTCGACGCCGAACCGGATATCCTCAACCACAACATCGAGACGGTCGCCCGGCTTTTCCCCGCCGTGCGGAACGGCGGACGCTACCGGCGCTCGCTCGAGGTGCTGGCGCGGGCCAAAGCGCGCGGTACCAGGTGGCTGACCAAGAGCGGGATGATGGTCGGGCTCGGCGAGACGCGGGACGAGATCGTCGCAACGATGCGCGACCTGCGGAAGGCCGGGTGCGACATTCTTACGGTCGGCCAGTACCTGAGCCCGGGGAAAGACTATGTCCCGATCGCGCGGTACTACCACCCCGACGAGTTCGCGTCGCTCAAGGCCGAGGGGCTGACCCAGGGCTTCCGGCATGTCGAATCCGGACCCCTCGTCCGCAGCAGCTATCACGCGGACGAGCAGGCGGTCGCCGCCGCAGCGACGTAG
- a CDS encoding NAD(P)/FAD-dependent oxidoreductase, translated as MSADGDLFDVTIIGGGPAGLFAAYYAGFRTLRTKIVESLDALGGQVTALYPEKPIYDVAGFPRIVGRELVDNLVEQAGQYSPAICTGETVEKLERAADGTLRLTTARATHATKVLIITAGIGAFHPKTFKKPEIDSFDGRGLYYFVKRFQDFAGKRVLIIGGGDSAVDWANGLNGVARSVTLIHRRDGFRAHEDSVQKMLHSAVDVKVFYELRRLEGQDRLERAVIYNNKTNADETIPVDAAIASLGFLSTLGPIQDWGLELEHDSIRVNTRMETNLAGVYGAGDIVVYPGKVKLIATGFGEAATAVNNAAQYINPKASVFPGHSSSQDVHKQKTPAPVSAPA; from the coding sequence ATGAGCGCAGACGGCGACCTTTTTGACGTGACGATCATCGGCGGCGGTCCGGCCGGACTCTTTGCCGCGTACTACGCCGGATTCCGCACGCTGCGTACCAAGATCGTCGAGAGCCTCGACGCGCTCGGCGGTCAGGTCACGGCCCTCTATCCCGAGAAGCCGATCTACGACGTGGCGGGATTCCCCCGCATCGTCGGGCGGGAGCTGGTCGACAACCTTGTCGAGCAGGCAGGCCAGTACTCGCCCGCGATCTGCACGGGCGAGACCGTGGAGAAGCTGGAGCGCGCTGCGGACGGCACGCTGCGCCTGACGACGGCGCGGGCGACCCACGCGACCAAGGTCCTGATCATCACCGCCGGCATCGGCGCCTTTCATCCCAAGACGTTCAAGAAGCCCGAGATCGACTCGTTCGACGGGCGGGGGCTCTACTACTTCGTGAAGCGCTTCCAGGATTTCGCGGGCAAACGGGTGCTCATCATCGGCGGCGGCGATTCCGCGGTCGACTGGGCGAACGGCCTCAACGGCGTGGCCCGCTCGGTCACGCTGATCCACCGGCGCGACGGGTTTCGGGCGCATGAAGACTCCGTGCAGAAAATGCTTCACTCCGCCGTCGACGTCAAGGTGTTCTACGAGCTGCGCCGTCTGGAAGGGCAGGACCGGCTCGAGCGGGCGGTCATTTACAACAACAAGACCAACGCCGACGAAACGATCCCGGTCGACGCGGCCATCGCCTCGCTGGGCTTTCTCAGCACGCTCGGCCCGATCCAGGACTGGGGGCTCGAACTTGAGCACGACAGCATCCGCGTCAACACACGGATGGAAACCAACCTGGCCGGCGTCTACGGCGCCGGTGACATCGTGGTGTATCCCGGCAAGGTGAAGCTCATTGCCACGGGCTTCGGCGAGGCCGCGACGGCGGTCAACAACGCCGCGCAGTACATCAATCCGAAGGCGAGCGTCTTCCCGGGACATAGCAGCAGCCAGGACGTCCACAAGCAGAAGACCCCGGCCCCGGTTTCGGCCCCGGCCTAA
- the moeB gene encoding molybdopterin-synthase adenylyltransferase MoeB yields the protein MATNVTERQAPLLTDRQLERYGRQIILEEMGLEGQTRLLRSKVLIIGAGGLGSPVALYLAAAGVGTLGIVDGDRVDLSNLHRQILHPTPALGQPKTDSARRTLGGLNPDVTVVPYQTVLTSANALDIIRDYDVVVNGSDNFPTRYLVNDACVLLGKPLVDASILKWEGQATTFVPGHGCYRCLFPTPPPPGMVPSCAEGGILGALCGHVGSRQALEVLKLLLGVGETLTNRLLIFDALEGETRVVRWSRNPDCPVCGDAPTITALIDYEQFCGMPAHDRAAVQPIPEITPVDAHAMLARGGVQLVDVREPWEYEDAHIAGGCLIPLGQVPARLDEIDPAAPAIIYCRSGARSGRAVGLLRDRGYDKAVNLKGGILAWINAQLPTE from the coding sequence GTGGCGACCAACGTGACGGAGCGGCAGGCGCCGCTGCTGACCGACCGGCAGCTCGAACGGTACGGCCGGCAGATCATCCTCGAGGAGATGGGCCTCGAGGGTCAAACGAGACTGCTCCGCTCCAAGGTCCTCATCATCGGCGCCGGCGGCTTGGGGTCGCCCGTGGCCCTCTACCTCGCGGCGGCCGGCGTCGGCACCCTCGGCATCGTCGACGGCGACCGGGTCGATCTCAGCAACCTGCACCGGCAGATCCTGCACCCGACGCCGGCGCTCGGCCAGCCCAAGACGGATTCGGCGCGGCGGACGCTCGGCGGCTTGAACCCGGACGTCACCGTCGTACCCTATCAGACGGTGCTCACCAGCGCCAACGCGCTCGACATCATCCGGGACTACGACGTCGTCGTGAACGGCAGCGACAATTTCCCGACGCGCTACCTCGTGAACGACGCCTGCGTGCTGCTCGGCAAACCGCTCGTCGACGCGAGCATCTTGAAGTGGGAAGGGCAGGCCACCACGTTCGTGCCCGGGCACGGCTGCTACCGGTGCCTCTTCCCGACACCGCCTCCGCCGGGGATGGTCCCGAGCTGCGCGGAGGGCGGGATTCTCGGCGCCCTGTGCGGCCACGTCGGCTCGCGCCAGGCGCTCGAGGTGCTCAAGCTGCTCCTCGGGGTCGGCGAGACCCTCACCAACCGGCTGCTGATCTTCGACGCCCTGGAGGGCGAGACGCGCGTCGTGCGGTGGAGCCGGAACCCCGACTGCCCGGTCTGCGGCGACGCGCCGACGATCACCGCGCTGATCGACTACGAACAATTCTGCGGGATGCCGGCACACGATCGCGCCGCGGTTCAGCCGATCCCGGAGATCACGCCGGTCGACGCCCACGCCATGCTCGCCCGCGGCGGCGTGCAGTTGGTCGACGTGCGCGAGCCCTGGGAGTACGAGGACGCGCATATCGCGGGCGGCTGCCTCATCCCGCTCGGACAGGTGCCCGCGCGGCTCGACGAGATCGATCCCGCCGCCCCGGCGATCATCTACTGCCGGTCGGGCGCGCGAAGCGGCCGGGCGGTGGGCCTCCTGCGCGACCGGGGCTACGACAAAGCCGTGAACCTCAAGGGCGGCATCCTCGCCTGGATCAACGCGCAGTTGCCGACGGAGTGA
- a CDS encoding secondary thiamine-phosphate synthase enzyme YjbQ, whose protein sequence is MDISGATRTLAPLKIVASTLTVPTIGRVGILDLTEQVAALPGLDEVTQGTVLLHSLHTTTALFINEAQDALLHDMRDFLRRLVPEDGAYRHNDPAFSDCNRANAWSHLAAMLLSRTVQIPIEQGRLVLGTWQRILFCELDGPQTRRVHAQVMGA, encoded by the coding sequence GTGGACATCTCCGGCGCCACACGGACGCTCGCACCGCTCAAGATCGTCGCCAGCACCCTGACCGTCCCCACGATCGGCCGCGTCGGGATCCTGGACCTCACGGAACAGGTGGCGGCCCTGCCCGGCCTGGACGAGGTCACGCAGGGAACCGTCCTGCTGCACAGCCTGCACACGACGACGGCGCTCTTCATCAACGAGGCGCAGGACGCGCTGCTGCACGACATGCGGGACTTCCTCCGCCGGTTGGTGCCGGAGGACGGCGCCTACCGGCACAACGACCCCGCGTTTTCCGATTGCAACCGCGCGAACGCCTGGAGCCACCTGGCGGCGATGCTTCTCAGCCGGACGGTCCAGATCCCGATCGAGCAGGGCCGGCTCGTCCTCGGCACGTGGCAGCGGATCCTGTTCTGCGAGCTGGACGGCCCGCAGACCCGCCGCGTCCACGCGCAGGTGATGGGCGCGTAG
- the erpA gene encoding iron-sulfur cluster insertion protein ErpA, translating to MITITDRAVTKVKELLAEQNDPKLALRVFITQGGCDGYSYGMTFDDAQDAEDQVFERGGVRVLVDKMSSRMLAGSEIDYVSSVTAQGFAIRNPNAVSTCGCGHSFHTREEAGAPEECGEKSEANA from the coding sequence ATGATCACGATCACCGACCGGGCCGTGACGAAGGTAAAGGAACTGCTGGCCGAACAGAACGATCCGAAGCTCGCCCTCCGGGTGTTCATCACCCAGGGCGGATGCGACGGGTACTCCTACGGCATGACCTTCGACGACGCGCAGGACGCGGAGGACCAGGTCTTCGAACGCGGCGGCGTGCGGGTGCTCGTCGACAAGATGAGCTCCCGCATGCTCGCGGGGTCGGAGATCGACTACGTGAGTTCGGTGACGGCGCAGGGATTTGCGATTCGCAACCCCAACGCGGTCTCGACCTGCGGCTGCGGGCATTCGTTCCATACCCGCGAGGAGGCCGGCGCGCCGGAAGAGTGCGGCGAGAAGAGCGAGGCGAACGCCTGA
- a CDS encoding NifU family protein: MDPATAQPTADLELSARVQDVLDQIRPHVQADGGDIELVDITNGVVQIRLAGSCVGCMYSMMTLQAGVERMLKERVPEIKAVEAVPL; this comes from the coding sequence ATGGACCCGGCGACGGCTCAACCCACCGCCGACCTCGAGCTCAGCGCACGCGTCCAGGACGTGCTGGATCAGATCCGCCCGCACGTCCAGGCCGACGGGGGCGACATCGAGCTCGTCGACATCACGAACGGCGTGGTGCAGATCCGCCTCGCCGGGTCGTGCGTCGGCTGCATGTACTCGATGATGACGCTCCAGGCCGGCGTCGAGCGGATGCTCAAAGAGCGCGTGCCGGAGATCAAGGCGGTCGAAGCCGTCCCGTTGTAA
- a CDS encoding acyl-CoA dehydrogenase family protein: MRVEYTEEQRLIHRTVREFAARDLRPHARRWDAENAFPLELVPKIASLGLWGMTVPADDGGSGLDPVGTALAIEALAWGDGGIALSVAAHNSLCAGHIVRFGSPAQRAAYLPRLASGELLGGWCLTEPGAGSDAAALATRAERRGDRWILDGTKVFVTQGGIAGVYVVMARTGPPNGGRRGISAFIVERGTPGLRTGKHEDKLGMRSSDTTEVIFEECAVLEAQMLGTSGDGFAQAMQVLEGGRVGIGALALGLGRAALDASIEYAAGRRAFGQPIGEFQAIQWMIADTATELDAAELLVMDAASRAGRGESYRLAGSMAKLYASEAASRAAARAVQIHGGYGFTKDYPVERIYRDVKLCEIGEGTSEVQRMIIARETLA, translated from the coding sequence GTGCGGGTCGAGTACACCGAAGAGCAGCGTCTGATCCACCGGACGGTGCGCGAGTTCGCGGCCCGGGATCTGCGGCCGCACGCGCGGCGCTGGGACGCCGAGAACGCGTTCCCCCTCGAGCTCGTGCCCAAGATCGCGTCGCTCGGATTGTGGGGCATGACCGTGCCGGCGGACGACGGCGGATCGGGCCTCGATCCGGTGGGGACGGCGCTCGCGATCGAGGCGCTGGCGTGGGGCGACGGCGGCATCGCGCTGAGCGTGGCCGCCCACAACTCGCTCTGCGCCGGCCACATCGTGCGGTTCGGGTCGCCGGCGCAGCGCGCGGCGTACCTGCCGAGGCTCGCGTCCGGCGAGCTCCTCGGGGGGTGGTGCCTCACGGAGCCGGGGGCCGGCAGCGACGCCGCGGCCCTCGCGACACGCGCCGAACGGCGCGGGGACCGGTGGATTCTCGACGGCACCAAGGTCTTCGTCACGCAGGGCGGCATCGCCGGCGTCTACGTCGTGATGGCGCGGACCGGCCCCCCCAATGGGGGGCGGCGCGGCATTTCCGCGTTCATCGTCGAGCGCGGGACGCCCGGGCTGCGGACCGGCAAGCACGAGGACAAGCTCGGCATGCGGTCGAGCGACACGACGGAAGTGATCTTTGAGGAGTGCGCCGTCCTCGAGGCGCAGATGCTCGGGACGTCCGGAGACGGCTTCGCGCAGGCCATGCAGGTCCTGGAAGGCGGCCGCGTCGGGATCGGGGCGCTCGCGCTCGGCCTCGGCCGCGCGGCGCTCGACGCGTCGATCGAGTACGCGGCCGGCCGCCGGGCGTTCGGACAGCCGATCGGCGAGTTCCAGGCGATCCAGTGGATGATCGCCGACACCGCGACCGAACTCGACGCGGCGGAGCTGCTGGTCATGGACGCGGCGTCCCGCGCCGGCCGGGGCGAGTCCTACCGGCTCGCGGGCTCGATGGCCAAGCTGTACGCGTCGGAGGCGGCGTCCCGGGCCGCGGCCCGCGCCGTCCAGATCCACGGCGGGTACGGGTTCACGAAGGACTATCCGGTCGAGCGTATCTACCGGGACGTGAAGTTGTGCGAGATCGGCGAGGGCACGTCCGAGGTGCAGCGGATGATTATCGCACGCGAGACACTGGCATGA
- a CDS encoding methylcobamide--CoM methyltransferase, with amino-acid sequence MKTTVVGSYPKIPDPPAPGRWRTSVEKLQRGEITREDLRRIEDEVTAEVLAEQADAGLDLVTDGQIRWEDGFTYFARGLAGFTINGLQRYFDTNVYYRQPVAAGEIGWRGPITVADYQFAASHSARPVKPVVTGPFTLAVLSKDEFYGTLDQFVMALAAALNKELRALAAAGATVIQVDEPGLLARRDQFPLFRRASEALWDGVTATRALYTYFGHLDGLYPAILDLPVDVLGVDFVAAPRNWEILGRARFTKTLGAGVLDARNTRLEPPEEVAAQCRKAAAIVPADGLVIGPSAGLEFLPRRVARRKLEALVAGVRLAGGAA; translated from the coding sequence GTGAAGACGACGGTCGTGGGCAGTTACCCGAAGATTCCCGACCCCCCGGCGCCGGGGCGCTGGCGCACGAGCGTCGAGAAGCTCCAGCGCGGCGAGATCACGCGCGAGGACCTGCGCCGGATCGAAGACGAGGTCACGGCCGAGGTGCTGGCGGAACAGGCCGACGCCGGCCTGGATCTCGTCACCGATGGGCAGATTCGCTGGGAGGACGGGTTCACGTACTTCGCTCGGGGGCTTGCGGGCTTCACGATCAACGGGCTGCAGCGGTACTTCGACACAAACGTCTACTACCGGCAGCCGGTCGCGGCCGGTGAGATCGGGTGGCGCGGGCCGATCACGGTGGCCGACTACCAGTTCGCCGCGTCGCACAGCGCGCGGCCGGTCAAGCCCGTGGTGACGGGGCCCTTCACGCTCGCCGTCCTGAGCAAGGACGAGTTCTACGGGACGCTCGATCAGTTCGTGATGGCGCTGGCCGCCGCCCTCAACAAGGAACTGCGCGCCCTCGCCGCCGCGGGCGCGACGGTGATCCAGGTGGACGAACCCGGACTGCTCGCCCGGCGGGACCAGTTTCCGCTGTTCCGGCGCGCGTCGGAGGCGCTGTGGGACGGGGTGACCGCCACCCGCGCCCTCTACACCTACTTCGGGCACCTCGACGGCCTGTACCCGGCGATCCTGGATCTGCCGGTCGACGTCCTGGGGGTGGATTTCGTCGCTGCGCCCCGCAACTGGGAGATCCTCGGCCGGGCGCGGTTCACGAAGACGCTCGGCGCCGGCGTACTGGACGCCCGGAACACCCGGCTCGAGCCGCCGGAGGAAGTGGCGGCGCAGTGCCGCAAGGCGGCGGCGATCGTCCCGGCGGACGGTCTCGTGATCGGTCCGAGCGCGGGGCTGGAGTTCCTGCCCCGCCGCGTCGCCCGCCGCAAACTCGAGGCGCTGGTCGCCGGTGTGCGCCTCGCCGGAGGTGCCGCATGA
- a CDS encoding methionine synthase has protein sequence MTPAATPTAVATLLPTTTVGSFPKPPYLLEARRKVSRRQMDAQALASLERQATEEWIRRQEELDIDILVDGEMYRGDMVAFFADHMDGFEIAGLVRSYGNRYYPKPVVVRPVGRRGPLTVDWFRLAQGLTPRPVKGMLTGPYTIAEWSFNEYYPSRRELVMELARAIHDEAVDLERAGARYIQIDEPAIHTRPEEDFELAVEAMEIVTRGLRAYTVTHVCYGDVPKIYPAMLRLAVDQIDLALKNDDFALLDTFRSPQFTKDIGLGVLDAHSHRPETPDEIIDGIRRTLDVIPAAQIYVSPDCGLKTRTADETVAKLAAMVEGTRRMRKELAA, from the coding sequence ATGACCCCCGCCGCCACGCCCACGGCCGTCGCCACGCTCCTGCCCACGACGACGGTCGGGAGCTTTCCGAAGCCGCCGTATTTGCTCGAGGCGCGCCGCAAAGTCTCGCGCAGGCAGATGGACGCGCAGGCACTCGCATCGCTCGAGCGGCAGGCCACCGAGGAATGGATCCGCCGTCAGGAAGAGCTCGACATCGACATCCTCGTCGACGGCGAGATGTACCGTGGCGACATGGTGGCGTTCTTCGCCGACCACATGGACGGCTTCGAGATCGCCGGCCTCGTGCGGTCGTACGGCAACCGCTACTATCCGAAGCCCGTGGTCGTGCGGCCGGTCGGCCGGCGCGGGCCGCTGACCGTCGACTGGTTCCGTCTCGCTCAGGGGCTCACGCCCCGGCCGGTCAAAGGAATGCTGACCGGTCCGTACACGATCGCGGAGTGGTCCTTCAACGAGTACTATCCGTCGCGGCGGGAACTCGTGATGGAGCTCGCGCGGGCGATCCATGACGAAGCCGTCGACCTCGAGCGCGCCGGGGCCCGGTACATCCAGATCGACGAGCCGGCCATTCACACGCGGCCCGAAGAGGACTTCGAGCTCGCCGTCGAGGCGATGGAGATCGTCACCCGCGGGCTCCGCGCCTACACCGTCACGCACGTCTGTTACGGCGACGTCCCGAAGATCTATCCGGCGATGCTGCGCCTGGCGGTGGACCAGATCGACCTGGCGCTCAAGAACGACGACTTCGCGCTGCTCGACACGTTCCGCTCGCCGCAGTTCACCAAGGACATCGGTCTCGGCGTGCTGGATGCGCACAGCCACCGGCCCGAGACGCCGGACGAGATCATCGACGGCATTCGGCGGACGCTCGACGTCATCCCGGCGGCGCAGATCTACGTGTCGCCCGACTGCGGCCTCAAGACGCGGACGGCCGACGAAACGGTCGCCAAGCTCGCCGCGATGGTGGAGGGGACGCGCCGAATGCGGAAGGAGCTGGCGGCATAG
- a CDS encoding SRPBCC family protein, whose amino-acid sequence MEAQRLIRASREHVFAHVAHPEHLPRYGAPLWLSADVEDRRGGEPLLALRGYFAGLPVEAVVRTAARAPHSIEIVQVRGTLRSLSLRLTAEQSDDGTVLRCRVDVDAGIPMLSDEAARHFLVQHVERMLDRLRLAAERRPPQRRPVRPSAKAAEAADGTPEGGDAAPDEIPSGPDAVPPDGGPQEAPADATAFSPEAVRARRPSSFSRARAPKAAARQIATPPPVGGQAEAATPGSPGSGRRRRRRRRRGRGTSGRGDAGAGATPDGAPDA is encoded by the coding sequence GTGGAGGCGCAGCGGCTCATCCGCGCCTCCCGCGAGCACGTCTTTGCCCATGTGGCGCACCCCGAACACCTGCCGCGATACGGGGCGCCGCTCTGGCTTTCCGCGGACGTCGAGGACCGGCGCGGCGGCGAGCCCCTCCTCGCGCTCCGGGGCTACTTTGCCGGCCTGCCCGTTGAGGCCGTGGTCCGCACGGCCGCGCGCGCCCCGCACAGCATCGAAATCGTCCAGGTGCGTGGCACGTTGCGCAGCCTGTCCCTGCGGCTCACGGCCGAACAGTCCGACGACGGGACCGTGCTGCGCTGCCGCGTGGACGTCGATGCCGGCATCCCGATGCTGTCGGACGAGGCCGCGCGGCACTTTTTGGTCCAGCACGTCGAGCGGATGCTTGACCGGCTGCGACTCGCCGCGGAGCGGCGTCCGCCCCAGCGGCGGCCGGTGCGGCCTTCGGCGAAGGCGGCCGAGGCGGCGGACGGTACCCCCGAGGGGGGCGATGCGGCGCCCGACGAGATCCCATCGGGCCCGGACGCGGTCCCGCCGGACGGCGGTCCCCAGGAAGCCCCCGCGGACGCGACGGCGTTCTCGCCCGAAGCCGTTCGGGCCCGCCGCCCATCGTCGTTCTCCCGGGCACGCGCTCCGAAGGCGGCGGCTCGCCAAATCGCCACCCCGCCCCCGGTCGGGGGTCAGGCGGAGGCCGCCACACCCGGTTCTCCGGGATCGGGGCGCCGCCGGCGCCGCCGGCGGCGCCGGGGCCGCGGCACCTCCGGGCGGGGTGATGCGGGCGCCGGTGCAACTCCGGACGGTGCGCCGGACGCGTAA
- a CDS encoding Mrp/NBP35 family ATP-binding protein → MAARSIAVTREQVLDALRDVMDPELHKSIVELNMVKEIAIRDGAVRVDALLTISGCPLRETITESIREKVRALPGVDTVDVQLGVMTQEQRQGLMAQLRPGPQRQSPLLSPTSATRILTVASGKGGVGKSTVTTNLAVALARRGRTVGIVDADVYGFSIPKMLGVSGKPTMIDQMMIPLERWGVRVISIGFLVDENEAVMWRGPMLHKAITTFLGEVYWGDVDDLLIDLPPGTGDVSLTIAQTLPRAEMLIITTPQETATGVAYRAGRMAEKVNTPVVGVVENMSYYLPAPGAEPVYIFGKGGGERLAGLVQAPLLGQIPLDPAIREAGDRGRPVTAVAPDAASARVFYEIADALLRD, encoded by the coding sequence ATGGCGGCACGTTCGATCGCGGTGACGCGCGAGCAGGTGCTCGACGCGCTGCGGGACGTCATGGATCCGGAGCTCCACAAGAGCATCGTGGAGCTCAACATGGTCAAGGAGATCGCGATTCGCGACGGCGCGGTCCGGGTCGACGCGCTGCTGACGATCAGCGGCTGTCCCCTTCGGGAGACGATCACCGAGTCGATCCGTGAGAAGGTCCGCGCCCTGCCCGGCGTCGACACGGTGGACGTCCAGCTCGGCGTGATGACGCAAGAGCAGCGCCAAGGCCTGATGGCGCAGCTGCGCCCCGGTCCGCAGCGGCAGTCCCCGCTGCTGTCGCCCACGTCCGCGACCCGCATCCTCACCGTCGCCAGCGGCAAGGGCGGGGTGGGCAAGTCCACCGTGACGACGAACCTCGCCGTGGCGCTGGCACGGCGCGGACGCACCGTCGGCATCGTCGACGCCGACGTCTACGGGTTCAGCATCCCGAAGATGCTCGGGGTGAGCGGCAAGCCGACGATGATCGACCAGATGATGATCCCGCTGGAGCGTTGGGGCGTGCGCGTGATCTCGATCGGCTTCCTGGTGGACGAGAACGAAGCGGTGATGTGGCGCGGCCCCATGCTGCACAAGGCGATCACGACGTTCCTCGGCGAGGTGTACTGGGGCGACGTGGACGACCTGCTGATCGATCTGCCGCCGGGGACCGGCGACGTGTCGCTCACCATCGCGCAAACCCTGCCGCGCGCGGAGATGCTGATCATCACGACGCCGCAGGAGACGGCGACCGGGGTGGCCTACCGCGCCGGCCGCATGGCGGAGAAGGTCAACACGCCCGTCGTCGGGGTCGTGGAGAACATGTCCTACTACCTGCCGGCGCCGGGGGCGGAGCCGGTCTACATCTTCGGGAAGGGCGGAGGCGAGCGGCTGGCCGGCCTGGTGCAGGCCCCGCTCCTCGGGCAGATCCCGCTCGATCCGGCGATCCGCGAGGCGGGAGACCGCGGCCGGCCGGTCACGGCGGTGGCACCCGACGCCGCGTCGGCGCGGGTGTTCTACGAGATCGCCGACGCGTTGCTGCGCGACTGA